The Armatimonadota bacterium genome includes a window with the following:
- the porD gene encoding pyruvate synthase subunit PorD — translation MADAKKTGSSSGTLPGWKDLPIGGIIDGGGTAAQYHTGDWRTLRPIWDDQKCIHCLLCWVFCPDSAIIVEDAKVKGVDYDHCKGCGICARECPPKVQAFTMESEAKFRA, via the coding sequence ATGGCAGACGCGAAGAAGACCGGCTCTTCGTCCGGAACGCTTCCCGGATGGAAGGATCTCCCTATCGGAGGGATCATCGACGGTGGCGGAACCGCCGCTCAGTATCATACGGGAGACTGGCGCACCCTGCGCCCGATCTGGGACGACCAGAAATGCATCCATTGCCTGCTGTGCTGGGTATTTTGCCCGGACTCGGCCATCATCGTGGAGGATGCGAAGGTGAAGGGCGTGGACTACGACCACTGCAAGGGTTGCGGCATCTGCGCCCGCGAGTGCCCGCCGAAAGTGCAGGCGTTCACGATGGAGAGCGAGGCGAAATTCCGGGCCTGA